The Lycium barbarum isolate Lr01 chromosome 4, ASM1917538v2, whole genome shotgun sequence nucleotide sequence TATTTAATGTTCCTGTCAAAGGTTGCTAAAGCTAGAACGCGATAAATGTCACTTCTAAACAATGTTTGAAACCAAATAATAATGTCCACATGAGCTAGAAAGGCTTAATTTGCTATTTTAGTTCTCTTCTACAGCAGTATTCACAAATACAAGCCTTTTTATCAAGTGATTTTAATCATGAACCAACTCTTCATATTTACTGCTTTGCTTATTGAAACTTTTAGTCATGCATGTTCCTGGAAAGAAGTATGTTCAAAAGTAAACAACATTTGTTTAGTTAAGAGGAAATTCACAAAGGCACATTCCAATCATAAAGTAATTTAAGCAGGCAATTTATATCAGCAAACTCATTAATAATGGCAAACAAAAAACAATGGAAGTAACATCATAATTATTGAATGAGTTGTTCGGATATTTATTAGTCCTTTCCCTCTATCTCTGTACTTCAGTTTTACATTTAACACTGTTTTGCCATGCAGTTGTTACTAAGGTATGCTTCTAAAAATTTGTTGTAATTTTTTCCATCAAGCAAGTTGCTACTCACTCAAGATCAGTTGGAAAGCAACAGAAACAGATAGAAACTTAACTGAATAACCATTAATGCTAAAGTAAAACATACAATTAAGTTGATATCAGACATATACAAACAACAAACAGaaaattaaaaagagaaaaatagaaACGGGAAAGTTCACTTAGATAAACAAACAAAAACACATTCGTGGGCTAATTCCAACATTACTTACTATACAAGGACAAATTGAACCTCTCAATCTTCCATTATGTCCATCGTCTTTGAGCTCTCTTCTTTGGCCTTCTCATTTTCTTGGGAAAAATGCCTTCAAGAAATATCACTAACCATTTTGTTTTACGAGCTTTAAACATGACGCTTCACACAACAGTTCCAATGACTAGTCCACAACTGTAGCCTATTACTTCTGATTCCTAGGTAAATCCACTCGCAAAGTATGACTCATCTTCTTCTTCGGACTCCAATGGATGAGGAACATGTGACGGATCACTCGTTCCACAATGATTTGATAAAGGAGGACCACATAAATCAAAGTTTCCACCATACGAGTTATTTTCAAATGTGTTGAATTGTGAAACTCGAGGACTGTGTCCAACAAGAAGATTTTGAGAGAggtttaagagcctgtttggatgggcttatgcctataagctgtttgcagcttataagctaaaaaaaataagttagggtagtctaacttattttttttggcttataagctgttttcagcttataagctgctttagataatgtcacaccccgactttactagggtgtgatgggcacccgaccccatactcggagccgagcgaacccgctgactcttattacgtacttaatttccttagactcttgcattaataaggagtggaaaacatagtaaagctttcaatttttttttcatcgtactcaatcaaTATAATCTGTGGTCATATGAACTTTATAACatcacataaaatgacacataggctaGTGGAGCCGCTCACAataccgacatcctatacccacgactctgtctgcaaagtctctaacatttatcagacatcgtagcacatgtactctgactcggtagcactccaggatcaagtggagcttgccaactctgctaaaatatcttctatattagcttcaactcatttgggtgtacctgcgcggcatgaaacgcagcccccgaagaaagagggggtcagtacgagcaatgtactgagtatgtaagacatgaatagtaacataacgagaacatacagtatgaataataatataatgagtTCATAGAGCATATAgtagataagagagtaacctgtacatatgagtgccctttTTGGAcgaatgtcatgcatgcttatctttccttaaAACAATTCCTTTTCATATACATGGAAAGTAGAACATAtcgtcatatcatagcgccgaaatacgtcggctcccccacatatggcccgcgtccgggcatcccgcgtccgggatgataaatcacgccagctgaccaggtggcaatgcgtctatagcgcaacatatctcccttccCCACATATATCccacatgtacatatacatatcatatatatatatcatatagcagcatgcatgagagcccaaagaaagtcatgtatccgtcggagtgacataaggtcggtaacctccgattatattatggaatagccgtgggcgtcgtgtctcaccttgaagggacaattaatataaggcgagactatcaatggagagtttcatcatgagaaaacatagaatcggattataaggcatcgtttcatatacttggaacctttaaaatagtcattatccataatagagttgagaaatcaagaaataacttaacattttaaTATGTCATATTAATGGTAGGAACgtatcgtcaacatatctgtcatagatattttctcatatttgacgtcattgtaatacatatccatcatttttgtcataaaagcttacaataccataaacctttgttttggaagaatacgaacattttgaaaaatgttgacgggttatcgggaaagcaATCATACCTTAGAttcatagacatctaacttttaaaaacaagtaagatatggagacAATTTTAAATTCACAATAttgggatcatgcctttgaaagaaaagggacgagccttaacatacctgttccacgtcctattagctacgcttatgtgtccgagcttgtaagtctacatttaagataattcacactaatgttagccttttcatcgtacacttgtgccataattcaaattatactattttatattctgccgaaaatcgggcagcatctcccctgtttatatgcctagcccaaatttttaattcagcagccaacaacaacaacaacaataccaacatcaaatataatgtttccaactccaaaatatctcataaaacagcccacacgctgttttccaactttcataactaattaactcagtatagcacaaatagaaagagattcatacctttctccctttaatattgcttaatctccacttttccacgctaaatttaggccaccacacactgttatatgattctgcaccaataattatacgctacccggactgaaatttggaattttatacctggtttgggaaaaatttggtttggggagttggggagaactctccagatttttggagagtttttgggggTGTTTTTCGTGTTTacaactgaaaatgagggggggtttcccccttttgataacgtttagaagctgccagaaacTACTGGAAAaatgctcagcgcgttcgcgctgccttctggcgtgATCGCGTAGGGTTATATAAACTCCTtatgcgcgttcgcgccccctttgggagcgttcgcgcagggttaaattttctgactggatgttcgttcagtaaaacggtcataactcttgatcccgatatcgtatgagggcccacgacctatggttagaaagctctttcaattatatacaacttttatttctggtggttttcccaaattccaaacttataatgccgtttttgccctttcaagtcagatcatccgaaaacatttccttaaatcgtccttttggagggcttatgcccattttttgcttatgggtccttcttaggacttgctcaactttccatatactactcgtatgtatcttcatatgtcctttataaaactttgacatgtgggccccacttagcttgcagcaacgagggcttttcgtcaattaacatatgaactaatttacaccatatggtctccaaatgtcatatatatgctattattaccttcttataacacaaccttcattctgaaattgattttcagatttttgttcagcgcgttcgcgccacgttggggcgcgttcgcgctgtattggccctttggcccattctaagccgtctacagtttttggtaacgcgaaatttttccggggtgtaacagataagctaagtcaaatgggcccaattatttttttgagcttattttaagcacaaaatgactttaagctgaccagccaaacactcaaaaaagctgaaaacaacttataagcaacttataagccaatccaaacgggctctaagccTGCCAGGAACTTTAGTTTTGTCAGTTCCTGTGGACTCTTTCCTGTGAGATGATTCCAATAAAGATCTAACACTTCAAGCATATTCAATTGCCCCATTTCCATGGGAATATCACCTCTGAGATTATTATCGGATAAATTGAGTATCCAAAGTGAGCCAAGATCCTTTAGTGCTTTCAGAATCACACCTTCAAAATCGTTGCTTGAGAGATCTATGGCTGTCAAAATTGTGGTGATCTTTTCAAGCTCAATATCCTGGCTTTTGATCACCAACCTAACAGAATCCTCATATATAAGAGAATCTCCTAAAATTGTACTCATTTATTTGATCTTTCCTTCATCTGCACCATCTAATCTAGTTATTGCTCTGAAGTTTTCAAAAACTTTTGCAGGCAGTGAGCCTGATTGAACCCTAATTTCTATGTTAGCTCTCAAGGAAGAAGAACAATTTGATGTCTTGGAAGAAGATGAGTTCGTTGACTTTACCGACACAAACACATCAGATATATTTCGTAATGACCGAGGTCTGCCCTTAAGGAATAAAAATGGTTTTGGGCCTCAGAGTTTGTTTAAGCCTATTTCTAATAAGTTGGGTTTGAATTCAATCAGAACAAATATTTCCAACACAACCCAAATACACCCATCCTCAGCACAAGGAGTATACACAAGACCACACAATATAAATGACACTCTGCACAAGATTCTTTTACATGCTTCTAGAATTTCATGAGCTGTACAAATTTGTTTTTTAGGTTGTTACATATTTTTAGATATTAGTATTTAGTCCCTGATTAGTTATAGATATTATTTTCAGTCCTTAGCATAACTGTATAAATAGTCATAGCTTTGTATACATTGTTCATACAGAAATACAAGAGAAAGTTTCCCATATGAGTTTTTCATTATCGGATTCTTTGAAATCCTtcatggtattagagcagtttagggaaattctctttcaatcttccttcatttttttcttaatcTTATAAACTCAAATCACATCTCAATCAACGCTAAAAAAATGGCACCACAATCGACTCCTAGTAATGTTTCCAGTGCTTCTACTGAGAAAGGAGAAGCAAATCTCCTTCCACCATCTCATCCTTACTACTTGAATGCCTCAGATTCACCTGGAATGAATTTGATAAATGTTAATTTTGATGGAGCCAGTTTTGGAAATTGGAAGAGAGGAGTTCTGATTTCTCTCTTAGCCAAAACCAAGTTACGCTTTATCAATGAAAAGGCACAAGTACTAGATGAAACCTCATCTCCGTTTGAGCAGTGGAGAAGGTGCAATGACATGGTCATTGCTTGGCTTTTGAACTCTCTAAGAAAGGATATTTCAGAGAGTGTGATTTATTCACAAACAGCTTCAGATCTATGGAATGAGCTCCAAGAGAGGTATGGTCAGCTTGATGGTTCAAAACTTTTTCAATTACAAAGAGATCTCAATAATATCACCCAAGGAACAATTGATGTTGCAAGTTATTTCAATAAACTGAAGAAACTGTGGGATCAACTGAAAGTGCTCAATACATTTATGGTGTGTAGCTGTGAATGCAAGTGTGGTGTTAAGgaacataatcataagatgaaTGAAGATATGAAGCTAGTACAGTTCCTAATGGGACTTAATGAAGCTTTCCCAACATGTAGAGGGAACATTCTTATGATGAAACCACTACCCTCTAGTAATCAAGGCTTATTCAATCATCCTCCATGAGGAATCACAAAAGGAGATACATTTTGGGAACTTAGTGACAACATAATCTTCAGCTTTTAATGCAGTAAAGTGGAATGAGCAAAGGAATTTTGCTGCAAACAAAGGAAACACACAAAGCTTCACTCCCAGAAATGTTCAGAATTATGAACCACCAAATTAACAATTTGTATTGCACTTTTTGTAAGAGGACAAACCATACTAGGCAGAAATGCTATAGGTTAATAGGTTTTCCACCAGATTTTAAATTCATAAACAAATCTAAGAAGCCTTTTAACAATGCAAGAGCAAATGTTGCAAATACAGGAGAGAGTATGGGTAATGGTGCTACTTTAGGAAATGATGAGCAATCTAGCATGATGAACACTTTTCCAGCAAATAGGATTGTTAGAAACAACAAGTCTTCCATATTCAACATTGAAGCTTTTACAACGTGCCAGTGCCAACAATTGATTGAAATGTTTCAAGCACTCAAATCTAGGACTGGAACAGAAGAACAACACAGTGCAAACGTGgctagtatctataacattttaAAAGATTGCACATCttgtatttcattttttaatcTAACCCCCTGGATAATAGATTTAAGGGCCTCTCATCATATGACTTTTGACAAATCTTTGTTTCACAATTTCAAATTACTTCCTAACCCTGTTTCTGTCACTTTGCCTAACTCTTTTAAGGTCACTGTTAGGAATATGGGTGATGTGGTTCTAACCACTCATATTGTCTTACTAAATGTCTACTATGTTCCTTCTTTCAAACGAAATTTTGTTTCAGTCAGCTAATTTGTTGATAAAACTGATCTAGGAGTTCTTATTACAAAAAAATGGTTGTTTCATATACAAGACCATTCAATGTTGAAGAAGCAGATTTTTGGTGAAGATGTTGGAGATCTGTATCTGCTGAACAATAACATATCCACATCCAAGCCTATTAAAACAAAGCCTAGTCAATCGTTAGTTATTAATCTCGTTTATTTTCTCCTAAGAGTCCTGTTGTGTCTAATGTGGACTCATTTGTCTTCTTTACCAGTGTCTATGAGCAGTCCTGATGTTTGTACTGAATTTCCTATTAATGAAATGAGCACAGTTTCTGAAAATTTTGATTCCTTCAAGCTTTGGCATTATAGATTGGGACATTTACCTTATCATAGTATGAAGAAAATTACTGGAATTTCAGCCTCTCATTCTAAGACATCGCAGTTTCCTTGTGATATTTGCCCCGTGGCCAGACAATCTAAATTATCATTTTCCAAAAGTAACATTTCTACACATGAGTATTTTGACATGATACATATAGACACTTGGGGACCATATAGACACTTGGGGACCCTACAAGACTCAAACATATAAAGGCGAAAAATATTTCCTAACTATTGTGTATGATTTCTCTAGAACAACTTGGACTTATCTTTTATCCACTAAATCCAATGCCTTCCCCATTCTGAAATCTTTCCTAGCTTATGTTGAGAGATAATTTTCCAAGAAAGTGAAAGTGATAAGGTCAGATAATGCCTATGAACTAGAGTCTGGGAATCTTACAACTGAATTTTTTTCTTCCCAAGGAATTATGCATCAAACATCCTATATTGCTACCCCTCAACAAAATGGGGCAGCTGAAAGAAAACACAAACATTTATTAGAGGTGTGTAGAGCTCTTATGTATTAGTCTCATTTACAACCATGATActgggagggggagggggggagcATTGTTGACAACAACTCATATCATTAGTCTTCTTCCTTCCAAAGTTCTTCAACACAGTTCATCTTATGATAAACTTTTCCAGAAACCTCCCTCTTACGCTCATCTTAAGTCTTTTGGTTGCTTATGTTTTGTTTCCACATTGTCTCACAACAGAGATAAACTTTCACCGAGGGCAATTCCTGGTATTTTTTTAGGTTACCCTTTTGGTAAAAAGGGTTACAAGGTGATAAATCTACTAAATAAACAGGTCATTATAAGCAGAAATGTCAAGTTTTATGAGTCTTTATTCCTTTTTGCACACTCAGTTCCTATGTCTAAATTATTTCTAGGGTAACCTAAAAAAATACCAGGAATTGCCCTCACCAGTCGTGAAGATGACTACTATTAGATCCATTCTTGCTATTGCAGTCAAGAACAGTTGGCCTTTGTTTCAACTGGATGTAGATAACGGCTTCTTACATGGTGATTTGGATGAGGAGGTCTTCATGAAATTTCCTTCGCGATTGACACCACCTTCTCCCTCTCATGTTTGTCATTTGAGGAAGTCCCTTTATTGGCTCAAACAAGCTTTACGCTAGTGGTACGCCAGATTGTCTATAGCTCTAGGGACTCATGGATTCATTTCATCTTTGAATGATTACTCGTTGTTTTACAAGTCCTCTGGCAGTCTTGTTACAGTCTTACCTGTCTATGTCGATGCCATCTTCCTAACAGGCAACAACCAATAAGAAATCACTGAGTTAAAGGAGTTTCTGGACACAGAATTCAAAATAAAAGACTTGGGGCTCGCAAATTACTTTCTGGGAATGGAGATTTTACACTAAAAAGGGTTTGATTGTAACCCAACGTAAATTTGCCAAGGATCTTTTGTTGGAACACCCAGATCTTTCTACCCATTTGGCTTCGACTCCCATGGACCCGACTCTTAAGCTCACCATGGACTCAGGTAAGTTATTATCTAATTCTACCATCTATCGGAGACTCTTAGGACAACTCAAATTTTTGACACACACACGACCGAACCTCTCTTATGCCTTTCAAACTCTCAGTCAATATATGCACTCCCCAAGATCTGCTCATCTTCAAGCAACTTTTCACGCTCTCCGGTATTTGAGACGTGACCCAAGTTTGGGtcttttcatgaattcttcacTGTCTCTTCAAATTCTTGGATATCGCAACGCCGATTGGGCCTCTTGCCCTTCTACTCGCCATTCCGTGAGTGGCTTTTACATAATTCTTGGTGGTTCACCGATATCTTGGAAATCCAAGAAACATCTCGTTGTTTCAATAAGGCGTCTTGTCGCAGAGATATCAtggattatttttcttttctttgatcTTAGAGCATCCCCTTCTCTTCTGGTTTCTTTGCATTGTGACAACCAATCCGCCATTCACATTGCAAAAAATCCAGTTTTTCACGAATGAACCAAGCACATCAAACTTGTTTGCCATTTCATTCGTGAAAAACTTCTCGATGGACTCATTTCTCTGTCCTTTGTTCCTTCAACCTCCCAACTAGCAGATTTATTCACTTAAAGCCTTGGCTGGGCCTTTGCATCATTATTTTTTTGGGCAAGTTAGGTATCCGATCACCGGACGCCAACTTGAGGGGGGATGATGGAACCCTAATTTCTATGTTATCTCTCAAGGAAGAAGATGAGTTTGATGTCTTGGAAAAAGATGAGTTTGTTGACTTCACCAACACAAACACATCAGATATATTTCGTAATGACCAGGTCTTCCCTTAAGGAATAAAAATGATTTTGGGCCTCAGATTTTGTTTGGGCCTATTTCTGATAAGTTGGGTTCGAATTCAATCAGACAAAATATTTCCAACACAGCCCAAATACACTCATCCTCATCACAGTGAGTATACACAAGACCACACAATATAAATGGTACTCTACTCTGCATAATATTCTTTTACATGCTTCTAGAATTTCATGAGCTGTACAAATTTGTTTTTTTGGTTGTTACATATTTTTAGATATTAACATTTAGTCCTTGATTAGTTATTGATATTATTTTCCGTCCTTAGCATAACTGTATAAATAGTCATAGCTTTGTATACATTGTTCATAACAAGAGAAAATTTCCCATATGAGTTTTTCATTATCAGATTCTTTGAAATCCTTCAGAGCCACTGAATTTGTTATGAGAAAGATCGAAATTCCGCAACTTGGGAAAGCAAAAGTTATTCTGACAAGTACTTATAGGTCCATGGAACACATTGGACTTTAATATAAGGACCTGCAGCGCTGGAAGAGTTCTTATCCTAGCTAGAAATGTGTCATTTATAGCAATATTTCCCGCATCAAAGGCTTCAAATTGACGACAACAGTACAACGATACAGGGATAGTTTCTTGAAAGTGATTACCGTTCAAGACAATGGTCGTCAATGAAGTGCTCCGAGCATATAACGGTGGAAGACTCCCACTGATATTATTCTTTCTCAAGTTGAGAACAAATTGTTCAGTCATGATTCCCAAGCAATGTGGAACTGATTCATTGAAGTGGTTATGTGATAAATCCAGTAATCTGAGCATGCTCAAGTTACATATAAAAGAAGGTAGTGGACCCACAAGGGAGTTAAATTTAAGATCAAGATACTCTAGTTTATAGTTATAGAATTGTTGTAGGTGGCCTGTTAATAAATTTTGTGAAAGGTTTAGGTACCACAATAAGTTCCACCTTATACTACTAAACCAGTTAAAGATTTGACCATGAATCTTATTATTAGAAATATCCAAGAACTCAAGCATTTCTAACTTCTCAATAAGTGTGGAAAATCCTTCAATTCGCAAGATGATAGGTGCAAAGTTGTCAGGTTACGAAAAGTGATACTTATTACCGTATCATCAGTGATGTTATTTGATGAAAGGTCAAGGTAGTGTAGGTTAGTGAGATTTTCAAGTGAGCGAAGAACAGGATCGCATGATTGATTATGACTTAAACGCAAAAGCTCTAATGTTGGGTTTGTTTTGAGCTCATTCGCTAGTCAACTAAATCGATTATAAGTGAGATTCAACTCAAAGTTAGGGAGGCTAAACACCCAAGATGGTATTGTGCCATTCAGTGAGTAGCTAGACAAATCTAGACTAAATagctttgtcatgacccaaattacgggtcgtgtgggcacctaccatattacttcctagtaggcgaacccttgcCAACCAACCCAATATTCTAACAAGTTTTTTATCACCAGTAATATATTTAATGATCACAATTTAAAAGTAAATATTCATAATGACTCTGTTACCAAtacaagaaaaattgaaaaattcccgggatctagtctagacaggtacaagagctcctattacacaGGGATAAACTAAAATAAATGACACATCCTCTGCCTGGAATGAGATGAGCAAGGCTGTAGGAAGATGTCCGATAATCCACTAAGAGAAACTTTAAGTAAtgacctgcaacacatctacacctaaaaaggatgtagcaagagtagtattagtacaccacacgtactggtaagcatcataggtcgactaagattagttcactcaacacaatataaaatcaataagataaacaGATAAGTCAATGTACGCCCCACGACTCCCAACATAGATAACTACACCGATACGAACTCACCTCTCTAACTCCTGGTTATTCCGGTTCCCTTGTTCCCACAGTATTGTCAGCTATTAGACTAGTCAAGTGTAGTCCTACTTCGTATTTCCCTTAGGGCCAAGTAATTAATTCTTATCTCATTAATTTACTAGGGTTTTATATCCGGTTCACTCACTAGGGTATGATGCATCCACGGAACGTACTCAACACATTTTCACCAAACACTGTGACTCTCTAAATCCATCGGATTTAACTCAGAAATTCTGAAACTTAACAATTCATTCTCATGCCAACACCTTCAATCATGATCAGAACTCTTCAGACAATTCAACGCCATTATCAGAGATGTATAATGCAGATGTAGTAGAATGACAGCATGTAAATATGAGAATATAAAGATATGTGAATGCAATGCGGTGCAATGACCAAATACACAGcagtacatacatgctaattagTGTCTTTTCCCAATagccatgacctacaggggacccatggtatccatgtaccacttgttccggaacgaacctcaaaccacgagctcacaactaggccacatcctcacccccggttaaatgtgccttttcatatatttAAATATATTTATCTTCACATCACTTCCAATGATAGATTATTAAGTAGTACCTCATATTCAACCCAACTTAGCCATAAAATCAGATAGCACAACTGATACTTACTCAGACTTTCCGCTCCATGCATTATTCCATAACCACATGCAAATGTATGCAATGATGCTAATGAATGAAATCAATGTTATGAAATATTCCCTTGACGGGCGTAATACTATTATGCCTTCGCTTCAACTCACCCAATGCAACCCTTTTTATTGACAAGAATAATCGGCCGTATGAATATTACACATAACTCAATAATTTATTGCGGAAATTAGATATACCTTAGAATAATTATGCTAACCTATGGGGTAACCCTCTTTAACAGCGACAGGTGATCACTTCATATCAGTAGCACATAGACCTCAATAATTGTAGAACTTAGTACCCATTTATACATTCGTTGTTACCCTAGTTACTATATATACAAAAACTTCCATTAAATTATGAACATATCTATCCAAACTCCGTGTCTGAAGACCTAACCATGCTTTCTCCCATGAATTCTATACGTATATACGACTCACTAATCaaattctaactcaagtaaaccgtcaCCTACCTTGATGACAAGCAACTATTTAAACTTCCATGAAATATCCACCTTCTTAGTCTTTATCCGAAATCCGCGAGCGGTGATAGTTGAAGGGGAAGATGTGAAGAATGTTGGAGGAGCCTCctttcttggtgtcaagggtttttcttcaTGTAAAATCTAATAGCAGCATTGAAGGGTATTTTATTAAAAAGAAGGGTAAAATATAAAACTAAGTATGGAAAAACGCGCTCACTGGTCCATGATGTCCGCTCCGGCGGACCAAATCTTGCCCGGGCCCATAATTTTTAACTCTTTCTGAACTTGATTTTTCTCACTGTTATTCATTTTAGATACCCCATAAGGCTACCATATAAGATCTTAGGCCTATATTGGGCACGGGTACGACCGGGCGGGTcgttatatcagataccaattaaatcacCATTCATCCCCGAATGACGTGGGATGGGGAAATTGTCACGCTCCCAGCCCCTACACCCTAGGAGGCAGGATTTCGAGTTATCGTCGCGAAAAGGGAAAAATTACAAAGTGGTCGGACGGGCGCAGTCCGCTACAACGGTTaatggaccgctatagcggtaccgccgcagcggtcacTCTACCGCTGCAGGGGAACGCGAGCAGTTTTAAAAGTGGGGTGATTTAGTTCACCCCTCATTTCTCAATAACCGAAACTCACCCACTACCCACGAAATTTTTTCCCCGTATTCATCTCTCCAGGCCTCTTATCTCCCTCCTCACTTCCTATTTAAACACCCTACCCCCTTCATTACTCATTATACTACTCACATAACTCAAGGAAGAGGAAGAATTTCTTTGTAGCCCAAGGGACACTTCTCGAGCAAAAGCTTATAGATCTCTAACTATTTCAAGGTATGTACTCCCTCTCATTGTCCTATAACTTGATTATAGccttttatttcaaattttccatgtCTAAGTTGCTAGGTTAGAGCAAAAGTGGGTCCTTTGGAACAAGGGTTTTTGATTTCTTGGGGTATGAAGTTCTTGGGTCATGGTGGGTTATTTCGTCGTTCACACTGTCCCAATCATTACTTACTACTAAATATCTGCTTAAAATAGGGTAGTTCATGTTGGGGTGGGGGTGTTTGGTAGAGGTGCAATTTTTGATGAGTTTACTTAAAATTTGGTGCTCATTGTGGTTGAAATGAGGTGCTATAGGTTGTAAAATTCATGTATGCTATCATAGTACTTGATCCTTGCAAAAAAGGTGAAAACTATGGTGAAATATTTGGAATTCTAGAATTTGGGTTTAAGGGTTGCTC carries:
- the LOC132637785 gene encoding receptor-like protein 33, translating into MSTILGDSLIYEDSVRLVIKSQDIELEKITTILTAIDLSSNDFEGVILKALKDLGSLWILNLSDNNLRGDIPMEMGQLNMLEVLDLYWNHLTGKSPQELTKLNPRVSQFNTFENNSYGGNFDLCGPPLSNHCGTSDPSHVPHPLESEEEDESYFASGFT
- the LOC132637786 gene encoding uncharacterized protein LOC132637786, translating into MAPQSTPSNVSSASTEKGEANLLPPSHPYYLNASDSPGMNLINVNFDGASFGNWKRGVLISLLAKTKLRFINEKAQVLDETSSPFEQWRRCNDMVIAWLLNSLRKDISESVIYSQTASDLWNELQERYGQLDGSKLFQLQRDLNNITQGTIDVASYFNKLKKLWDQLKVLNTFMVCSCECKCGVKEHNHKMNEDMKLVQFLMGLNEAFPTCRGNILMMKPLPSSNQGLFNHPP